One Vigna unguiculata cultivar IT97K-499-35 chromosome 7, ASM411807v1, whole genome shotgun sequence genomic region harbors:
- the LOC114190833 gene encoding uncharacterized protein LOC114190833 → MENTLSWVQKRCQGKRDSLYEASESKKLAKRRIFHPAMSANTIQSQNSVFPKHLFFLLVHGHYKIPKLLASADEMYLRRCLESVHNSALKASQKIKPVSTSLETTNLWISAERLSTVEFIGGTESSGSMTESLVDGTDAAENWTLGTVMGTKSMINILNSPLLQQFNASERNENLNNMNFTDAKNMTCYDFVDSPSVVMETPMVESHKYGSISDNKRSTSTNNSACFDWMMSSAASNVSQGMLQCTWKQGVPSFVFSADDQKEVYVAKLSKVDTTHDEDLDYVYLFHLNNKERQKGREFHDSNLQLVGKMNVSTCLTLCSENSRVMETRFILFGDGKICEKEIFTSSHSHVKNKSIAKKASRVLRTGPSPIHRTLSRFTRSKTIRESSALDQQSCGLDETNLLASNVPPNFELAAIVVKDHLPSKKSVDKVGGWGMKFLNKSGGNQTTLSSESCNRSCGASLTSTSIIIPAGLHGGPRSRHSGPSSLIDRWKSGGCCDCGGWDEGCPLTVLQRRSTNENLLSHVDMQGECKSIELATQDSSNFSPSMRMVNIHNGLYFIHFQSPLSALQSFSVAVAIIHTQSSTLQPK, encoded by the coding sequence atggaaaATACACTGAGTTGGGTTCAAAAAAGGTGTCAAGgtaaaagagattcattatatgAAGCATCTGAGTCAAAAAAGTTGGCTAAAAGAAGAATTTTTCACCCAGCCATGTCTGCAAACACTATCCAATCACAAAATAGTGTTTTCCCAAAGCATTTATTCTTTCTACTTGTTCATGGACACTACAAGATTCCAAAGCTTCTGGCAAGTGCAGATGAGATGTATCTTCGTCGCTGTCTGGAATCTGTGCACAATAGTGCATTGAAAGCTTCTCAAAAAATCAAACCTGTGAGCACATCCTTAGAAACCACAAACTTGTGGATTTCAGCAGAAAGGTTGAGCACAGTGGAGTTTATTGGTGGAACAGAAAGTAGTGGTTCCATGACTGAGAGTTTAGTTGATGGTACTGATGCTGCAGAGAATTGGACTTTAGGCACAGTAATGGGGACCAAGAGTATGATCAATATACTGAATAGTCCTTTACTGCAGCAGTTTAATGCTtcagaaagaaatgaaaatttgaacaaCATGAACTTCACTGATGCTAAAAATATGACATGCTATGATTTTGTGGATTCTCCAAGTGTAGTAATGGAAACACCAATGGTGGAAAGTCATAAGTATGGTTCCATTTCAGATAATAAAAGAAGTACTTCCACGAATAACTCTGCTTGTTTTGATTGGATGATGTCTTCTGCTGCTTCTAACGTGTCTCAAGGAATGCTTCAGTGCACTTGGAAGCAAGGTGTTccctcttttgttttttctgcaGATGATCAGAAGGAGGTATATGTAGCCAAATTGAGCAAGGTAGACACAACACATGACGAGGATTTGGATTATGTGTACCTGTTTCACTTGAACAACAAGGAAAGACAAAAGGGTCGCGAGTTTCATGACAGTAATTTGCAACTTGTTGGTAAGATGAACGTATCAACCTGTCTCACCCTCTGCTCTGAAAATTCTAGAGTGATGGAAACAAGGtttatattatttggtgatGGTAAAATTTGTGAGAAAGAAATCTTCACTTCAAGCCATTCTCACGTAAAGAACAAGAGCATAGCTAAGAAAGCATCACGAGTGTTAAGAACTGGTCCATCACCTATACACAGAACACTCTCAAGGTTCACTAGATCAAAGACCATAAGAGAAAGTTCTGCATTGGATCAACAATCATGTGGTCTAGATGAGACCAATTTATTAGCATCCAATGTTCCACCAAATTTTGAGTTGGCTGCCATTGTGGTCAAAGACCATCTTCCCTCTAAAAAAAGTGTGGACAAAGTAGGAGGCTGGGGTATGAAATTTCTTAACAAATCTGGTGGGAATCAAACTACATTGTCTTCTGAAAGTTGTAATCGAAGTTGTGGGGCTTCTTTAACTAGCACAAGCATCATCATTCCAGCAGGCCTTCATGGAGGACCTAGAAGCAGACACAGTGGTCCCTCAAGTCTCATAGATAGATGGAAATCTGGGGGGTGCTGTGACTGTGGTGGCTGGGATGAGGGATGTCCCCTAACAGTGCTTCAGAGAAGATCTACCAATGAGAACCTTCTGTCTCATGTAGATATGCAAGGAGAATGCAAGTCTATTGAATTAGCTACTCAG